A window from Montipora capricornis isolate CH-2021 chromosome 7, ASM3666992v2, whole genome shotgun sequence encodes these proteins:
- the LOC138057178 gene encoding uncharacterized protein isoform X1, with translation MGDWIPIVYYGTEQGFNGGSDPNNRESLWPDMSTKHPLYRFIQSLVKFRLSLDKEWLQQKQVEMHVQSDAYAFSRGQIMIVVTSRDETIDLTIEKSPYKTGDILRNALNPKETFTVSSGGSLPVTLNSGEPLVLQKERSEILVTGGPQSLFGLR, from the exons ATGGGAGACTGGATTCCAATAGTCTATTACGGTACGGAGCAAGGCTTTAATGGCGGCTCAGATCCTAACAACCGAGAATCGCTCTGGCCTGACATGTCCACTAAACATCCGCTTTACAGGTTTATTCAGTCTCTTGTCAAATTCAGATTGTCTCTTGACAAAGAATGGCTGCAACAGAAACAG GTTGAGATGCACGTTCAATCCGATGCCTATGCGTTTTCGAGGGGACAAATAATGATTGTGGTAACATCACGAGACGAAACTATAGACCTAACTATTGAGAAGTCACCATACAAGACCGGAGATATCTTGAGGAATGCATTGAATCCTAAGGAAACGTTTACTGTTTCCTCGGGTGGGTCTCTACCTGTCACTTTGAATTCAGGAGAACCTCTTGTGCTACAAAAGGAA AGAAGTGAAATACTGGTAACAGGTGGTCCGCAATCTCTTTTTGGATTGCGATAG
- the LOC138057178 gene encoding uncharacterized protein isoform X2, giving the protein MGDWIPIVYYGTEQGFNGGSDPNNRESLWPDMSTKHPLYRFIQSLVKFRLSLDKEWLQQKQVEMHVQSDAYAFSRGQIMIVVTSRDETIDLTIEKSPYKTGDILRNALNPKETFTVSSGGSLPVTLNSGEPLVLQKEVSQ; this is encoded by the exons ATGGGAGACTGGATTCCAATAGTCTATTACGGTACGGAGCAAGGCTTTAATGGCGGCTCAGATCCTAACAACCGAGAATCGCTCTGGCCTGACATGTCCACTAAACATCCGCTTTACAGGTTTATTCAGTCTCTTGTCAAATTCAGATTGTCTCTTGACAAAGAATGGCTGCAACAGAAACAG GTTGAGATGCACGTTCAATCCGATGCCTATGCGTTTTCGAGGGGACAAATAATGATTGTGGTAACATCACGAGACGAAACTATAGACCTAACTATTGAGAAGTCACCATACAAGACCGGAGATATCTTGAGGAATGCATTGAATCCTAAGGAAACGTTTACTGTTTCCTCGGGTGGGTCTCTACCTGTCACTTTGAATTCAGGAGAACCTCTTGTGCTACAAAAGGAAGTAAGCCAGTGA